DNA from Amycolatopsis sp. DSM 110486:
GGTACTTCTGCGCGGCCGCGTAGAACTTGCTCGACGGGAGACCGGCGTAGTACACGGTCTCGACCTCGTCGCGCTGCTCCAGCCACTCCGCAAGCGCTTGCGCGTTCGCGACGTGGCGCTCGAGCCGCAGCGACAGCGTCTCGATGCCCTGCAGGATCAGGAAGCTGTTGAGCGGCGAGATGGCCGCGCCGGTGTCACGCAGGATCTGCACGCGCGCCTTCGCCGCGTACGCGCCGGGGCCGAGAGCTTCCCAGTACTTGAGACCGTGGTAGCTCGGATCGGGCTCGGAGAAGCCCGGGAAGCGCGACGGGTCCTTGCCGAAGTCGAACGTGCCGCCATCCACGAGCACGCCCGCCACCGTGGTGCCGTGGCCGCCGAGGTACTTCGTGGCCGAGTGCACGACGACGTCGGCGCCGTGCTCGATCGGGCGCAGCAGAAACGGCGTGGGCACGGTGTTGTCGACGATCAGCGGTACGCCGGACTCGTGGGCGACGTCGGCGACAGTGCGGATGTCGAGCACGTTGCTGCCCGGGTTGGCCAACGTCTCGGCGAAGAACGCCTTCGTGTTGGGCCGCACGGCCGCGCGCCACTGCTCGGGGTCGTCCTGGTCGTCGACGAACGTGACCTCGATGCCGAGCTTCGGCAGCGTGTAGTGGAACAGGTTGTAGGTGCCGCCATACAGCGACGGGCTGGACACGAAGTGGTCGCCCGCGCCGGCCAGCGTGAGGATCGCCGCGGTGGTGGCCGCCGAGCCGGAGGCGAACGCGAGCGCCGCGACGCCGCCTTCGAGAGCGGCCAGGCGCTGCTCCAGCACGTCCTGCGTCGGGTTCATGATGCGCGTGTAGATGTTGCCGGGCTCGGCCAGGCTGAACAGGTCTGCACCGTGCTGCGTGTCGCGGAAGACGTACGACGTGGTCTGGTAGATCGGCGTCGCGCGGGCGCCGGTCGCTGGGTCCGGTGCCGCGCCGGCGTGGATCTGCTTGGTCTCGAAGGACCAGGCCGAGGTGTCTTCCGGCATCAGTTTCTCCTTGCGGCTCAAAGGGATCGGCTCCTCGGACGAAGCTAGCTCCCCTGAACGGCCCACCCAAGGGCTCCCACGGGCTGGGAGTACTCCGTCAACCTACCGTGCAAGTCGATCACCCGAGCGGGTGCCCGCGCGCGCCCGTTCGGGTGACCGTCCATAACGGACTCAGTCACGCTGTTGCAGCGCGAACCGGTTGCCCTCGGAGTCGGTGAACATCGCCCACCAGCCCCACGGCTGCCGCTGGGGCTTCGCGGGGAAATCCACGCCTCGCTCCGACAGCTCTTGGCAGGTATTCACGATGTCGTCGGCGTGGAAGAAGACGTTCGACGTCGGCAGCTCGTCGCGGCCCTCGAAGTGCCGCCGGTCCTCCGGCGCCGCGCTCAGCACCAGGATCGTGCCGTCGGGCGCGGTGACCTCGACCCAGCGGTTGCCCTGGTCGTCGTAGGGCACGTCGGTGGTCACGGTGAACCC
Protein-coding regions in this window:
- a CDS encoding bifunctional o-acetylhomoserine/o-acetylserine sulfhydrylase → MPEDTSAWSFETKQIHAGAAPDPATGARATPIYQTTSYVFRDTQHGADLFSLAEPGNIYTRIMNPTQDVLEQRLAALEGGVAALAFASGSAATTAAILTLAGAGDHFVSSPSLYGGTYNLFHYTLPKLGIEVTFVDDQDDPEQWRAAVRPNTKAFFAETLANPGSNVLDIRTVADVAHESGVPLIVDNTVPTPFLLRPIEHGADVVVHSATKYLGGHGTTVAGVLVDGGTFDFGKDPSRFPGFSEPDPSYHGLKYWEALGPGAYAAKARVQILRDTGAAISPLNSFLILQGIETLSLRLERHVANAQALAEWLEQRDEVETVYYAGLPSSKFYAAAQKYLPRGAGAVLSFDLRGGVEAGRKFVDGTELHSQLVNIGDVRSLIVHPASTTHSQLNPEEQLTSGVTPGLVRLAVGLEGIEDLKADLEAGFRAAKAEL
- a CDS encoding VOC family protein, yielding MAIVGVGKVVVGVEDQARAKAFWADTVGFTVTTDVPYDDQGNRWVEVTAPDGTILVLSAAPEDRRHFEGRDELPTSNVFFHADDIVNTCQELSERGVDFPAKPQRQPWGWWAMFTDSEGNRFALQQRD